One window from the genome of Magnetococcales bacterium encodes:
- a CDS encoding metallophosphoesterase, whose product MIIGLISDSHDHINHLRQALAVFQAQHVDLVVHAGDMISPGVMQIFRGMNVAAVFGNNDGEKYGLLRLFDDNGWRLQGEFLELEVSEKHMAVYHGTVPAMRDALIAAGRFHYVVHGHTHRPENKFFGSTLALNPGTAHGFGTQATVMILDTNQDRVSLIELE is encoded by the coding sequence GTGATCATTGGCTTGATTTCCGACTCCCATGACCATATCAACCATCTGCGTCAGGCACTCGCTGTGTTTCAGGCTCAACACGTCGATCTGGTGGTGCATGCCGGAGACATGATCAGTCCTGGTGTGATGCAAATATTTCGTGGCATGAACGTGGCTGCGGTATTCGGGAATAATGACGGTGAAAAATATGGCCTTCTCAGATTGTTTGATGACAATGGCTGGCGTTTGCAGGGTGAGTTTCTGGAACTCGAAGTCAGCGAAAAACACATGGCCGTGTATCACGGTACCGTTCCAGCCATGCGCGATGCCTTGATTGCTGCGGGTCGCTTCCATTATGTTGTCCACGGCCATACCCACAGACCCGAAAATAAATTTTTCGGATCCACCCTCGCCCTGAACCCGGGCACAGCTCACGGCTTCGGCACACAAGCCACGGTCATGATCCTGGATACCAATCAGGACAGGGTCAGCCTGATTGAGCTGGAATAA
- the gspN gene encoding type II secretion system protein N, giving the protein MMILFRKWWFYGIIAVISFLFFLFANLPATFVYQMAKAKITPIQLNGISGTLWSGRAIQLIYPPVQLDSLQWTIRPKAILKGKIQGLFYIGNSKQFRIRGRFDVQDQNHVRFQQITGNTSIPFLTDLLKDFPLQMKGEIDLGMDDFMMRANGFPEITGRIDIRGLELGPPWKVFLGDVRLLSSMENDMINIQINDIRSSLTMNVTLQIWEAGRYRLHGNVEVQSGENKQAMENFLQQSVGLNGNNGHFPLNMTGTIPFFR; this is encoded by the coding sequence ATGATGATCCTGTTCAGAAAATGGTGGTTCTACGGTATCATAGCCGTCATATCTTTCCTGTTTTTTCTCTTTGCAAATCTGCCTGCCACTTTTGTCTATCAAATGGCAAAAGCAAAAATCACCCCCATTCAATTGAATGGTATCTCTGGAACCTTGTGGAGCGGTCGAGCGATCCAATTGATCTATCCTCCCGTCCAGTTGGACTCATTGCAATGGACAATCAGGCCCAAGGCGATCTTGAAGGGAAAAATACAAGGCCTGTTCTATATCGGCAACTCCAAACAATTTCGTATTCGTGGGCGCTTTGATGTTCAGGATCAAAACCATGTACGATTCCAGCAAATCACCGGCAATACCAGCATTCCCTTCCTGACAGATCTGCTCAAGGATTTTCCCTTGCAAATGAAGGGAGAAATCGATCTGGGTATGGATGATTTCATGATGCGCGCCAATGGATTTCCCGAAATCACAGGTCGCATCGATATCCGGGGATTGGAACTCGGTCCGCCCTGGAAGGTATTTCTGGGTGATGTTCGCCTGCTCTCCAGTATGGAGAATGACATGATCAACATCCAGATCAATGACATACGGAGTTCGCTGACCATGAATGTCACGCTTCAGATCTGGGAGGCTGGTCGCTATCGCCTGCATGGGAATGTCGAAGTCCAGTCTGGAGAAAATAAACAAGCCATGGAAAATTTTCTGCAACAAAGTGTGGGTCTGAATGGCAATAATGGGCATTTTCCCCTCAACATGACTGGTACCATTCCGTTTTTTCGATAA
- a CDS encoding type II secretion system protein M — MSFLNKYLLARWSAISDREKLLIVWGSQLLIFLLFLSLVWFPVREHYRELREITENRINTVRWMEQAASDLVRLKASTGSRLALEKGDSLLSLADRSVRKQGLGLVLKRVEPEGQDKVRLWFEQAPFQSLLIWMEGLHDRYGVETANVSIEKGKSPGLVNAQLVLVIRALP; from the coding sequence ATGTCATTTCTCAACAAGTACCTGCTAGCACGCTGGTCGGCCATCAGTGATCGGGAAAAATTGTTGATCGTCTGGGGAAGCCAACTGCTGATTTTTCTGTTGTTTCTCTCTCTGGTCTGGTTTCCGGTTCGGGAACACTATCGTGAATTGCGCGAGATTACTGAAAACCGAATCAATACCGTGCGCTGGATGGAACAGGCTGCCTCGGACCTGGTCCGCCTGAAGGCCTCCACCGGATCCCGGCTGGCCTTGGAAAAAGGCGACTCGCTTCTCTCACTGGCCGATCGCAGCGTTCGCAAACAAGGTTTGGGTCTGGTACTCAAACGTGTCGAACCAGAGGGACAGGACAAAGTGCGGCTATGGTTCGAACAGGCCCCTTTTCAATCCCTGCTCATCTGGATGGAGGGTCTGCACGACCGATATGGTGTCGAAACGGCCAATGTGTCCATCGAAAAAGGCAAAAGTCCGGGCCTGGTCAATGCGCAACTGGTACTGGTCATAAGGGCCTTGCCCTGA